From the Candidatus Neomarinimicrobiota bacterium genome, one window contains:
- a CDS encoding T9SS type A sorting domain-containing protein, producing the protein MLLLRKEIPNSGLVHNIWPTDDGKYVVTTEETAGKTVKIWNVSDYDNVFIAGEWLGASSLAHNAQVMGDLVFVSHYQSGVSVLDISDPSNPVEIANFDTYLPGNLPQFNGCWGVYQYTSDGTIFTSDIEGRLTVINFDRTAVGVAHEIDALPAQPLLIGNYPNPFNPQTTIEFYLPEAGSVNLSLFNLRGELIQVLADGDLVAGHHAYSWSGKDAAAGIYFYRLITDHTVKSGKMLLIK; encoded by the coding sequence GTGCTCCTCCTTAGGAAAGAGATACCGAACTCGGGATTAGTACATAATATCTGGCCCACCGACGACGGTAAGTATGTCGTAACGACAGAAGAAACCGCAGGAAAAACGGTAAAAATATGGAACGTTTCGGATTACGACAACGTTTTTATTGCCGGCGAATGGCTTGGAGCAAGCAGCCTGGCTCACAACGCGCAGGTAATGGGCGATCTTGTTTTCGTCAGTCACTACCAATCGGGAGTCTCTGTGCTCGACATCAGCGACCCTTCCAACCCCGTAGAAATAGCTAATTTCGACACCTATCTTCCGGGAAATCTTCCTCAGTTCAACGGCTGCTGGGGCGTTTACCAGTATACGTCCGACGGGACGATCTTCACAAGCGACATTGAGGGGAGGCTGACGGTTATCAATTTCGACCGTACCGCGGTAGGGGTCGCACATGAAATAGATGCGCTGCCGGCTCAACCGCTGCTGATAGGCAATTACCCCAACCCGTTCAATCCGCAGACTACCATAGAATTCTATCTACCGGAAGCAGGAAGCGTCAATCTGAGTCTCTTTAATCTCAGGGGGGAGCTGATTCAGGTTTTAGCTGACGGCGATTTAGTCGCGGGTCATCATGCCTATTCATGGTCGGGAAAAGATGCGGCTGCCGGTATATATTTCTACAGGTTGATCACAGACCACACCGTTAAAAGTGGAAAGATGCTGCTGATTAAATAA